A stretch of Actinomycetes bacterium DNA encodes these proteins:
- a CDS encoding arylsulfatase: MSEPPRLPPDPSDPTAPYAGHPGPVGRVYATSEPWWPPRPTARQGAPNIVVMLADDLGYSDLGCYGSEIRTPNLDALAAGGLRYTDFHAYPMCSPTRAALLTGLEPHRAGIGHVAHSDPGFPGYSMTLTDQAPTVAELLRADGYQTLMVGKWHLTKDSEQNDAADRSSWPCQKGFDRYYGFLDAFTNFHHPHRLIEDNHAVRTDTYPEDYFVTDDFTDRAISMIRETKGSKPDKPFFLYFSQAAMHAPIQARAEDIEAHRGNYDAGWDAIREARFERQKALGLVEPDTVLPSRNDEEGDEVPAWDDLDDDQRRLYARYMETYAGLLTNMDDNVGRLRCALEEMGEWDNTLFIFTSDNGGSREGEAIGTTAYFRTLHFDRVGREEPFEEDLARIDEVGGPTNLPHYPRGWAMVSNTPFRLYKINTHRGGHSVPFIASWPGAGISGGELRDQYVHVTDLFPSMLEVAGVDRPAEWNGAPALTTIGNSMIPTLTDASAGGHEGDVMMECEGNRGYRRGQWEAVARHRIRTPFGEDRWELFDVDADPTQVNDLAAEHPGLVEELRELWDASAWDNQVFPLDEGTGYKFLIRPPWNDVFEEPVVLYPGEATLERWRSQRLILWRNVEITASVTIGEGDLGILLAHGDQGGGYSLYIDDTGELVAAHNGYGLESEVRGPVVPPGEHELGLSIEAPGDDCWNFVLRIDGDEVARVDGLRLLMAMAPFEGIDVGLDRRSPVCWDVYQRHGAFRFTGRLHHVSYQPGEPAPDAPTGMVDFLRDWGRGFE, translated from the coding sequence ATGAGCGAGCCGCCGCGACTCCCACCGGACCCGTCGGACCCGACCGCCCCGTATGCCGGCCATCCCGGGCCGGTCGGCCGGGTCTACGCCACATCGGAGCCCTGGTGGCCACCACGCCCCACCGCTCGTCAGGGCGCACCCAACATCGTGGTGATGCTGGCCGACGATCTCGGCTATTCCGACCTGGGTTGCTACGGCTCAGAGATCCGAACTCCCAACCTCGATGCCCTTGCCGCCGGCGGCCTTCGGTACACCGACTTCCACGCCTATCCCATGTGCTCGCCCACCCGGGCAGCATTGCTGACCGGGCTCGAACCACACCGTGCGGGGATCGGCCACGTCGCCCATTCGGATCCCGGCTTCCCTGGCTACTCCATGACACTCACCGACCAGGCCCCCACGGTCGCCGAGCTGCTGCGCGCCGACGGCTACCAGACACTGATGGTCGGCAAGTGGCACCTCACCAAGGACTCAGAGCAGAACGACGCTGCTGACCGGTCGTCGTGGCCGTGCCAGAAGGGGTTCGACCGCTACTACGGGTTCCTCGACGCGTTCACCAACTTCCACCACCCGCACCGCCTGATAGAGGACAACCACGCGGTGCGCACCGACACGTATCCCGAGGACTACTTCGTCACCGACGACTTCACCGACCGTGCCATCTCGATGATCCGTGAGACGAAGGGGTCCAAGCCGGACAAGCCGTTCTTCCTGTACTTCTCGCAGGCCGCGATGCACGCGCCCATCCAGGCTCGGGCGGAGGACATCGAGGCCCACAGGGGCAACTACGACGCGGGCTGGGACGCGATCCGCGAAGCCAGGTTCGAACGCCAGAAGGCTCTGGGTCTGGTGGAACCCGACACCGTGCTTCCCTCCCGCAACGACGAGGAAGGCGACGAGGTACCGGCATGGGACGACCTCGACGACGACCAGAGGCGGCTGTACGCCCGGTACATGGAAACCTACGCGGGTCTGCTGACCAACATGGACGACAACGTGGGGCGCCTCCGTTGCGCGCTCGAGGAGATGGGGGAGTGGGACAACACGCTGTTCATCTTCACCTCCGACAACGGCGGGTCACGCGAGGGCGAGGCCATCGGAACGACCGCCTACTTCCGCACGCTTCACTTCGATCGGGTCGGGCGCGAGGAGCCCTTCGAGGAGGACCTGGCCCGCATCGACGAGGTCGGAGGGCCGACCAACCTGCCCCACTACCCGCGGGGGTGGGCCATGGTGTCGAACACGCCGTTTCGGCTCTACAAGATCAACACCCACCGAGGAGGCCACTCGGTGCCTTTCATCGCGTCGTGGCCGGGTGCGGGCATCAGCGGCGGTGAGCTGCGAGACCAGTACGTGCACGTGACCGACCTGTTTCCCTCGATGCTCGAGGTGGCCGGGGTGGATCGGCCGGCCGAGTGGAACGGCGCACCGGCCCTCACCACCATCGGCAATTCGATGATCCCCACCCTCACCGACGCGTCTGCCGGCGGTCATGAGGGTGACGTGATGATGGAATGCGAGGGCAACCGGGGGTACCGGCGCGGGCAATGGGAGGCCGTGGCTCGACACAGGATCCGCACGCCGTTCGGCGAGGACCGCTGGGAGCTGTTCGACGTCGATGCCGACCCCACCCAGGTCAACGACCTCGCCGCGGAGCACCCCGGGCTGGTCGAGGAACTGCGTGAACTCTGGGATGCATCGGCGTGGGACAACCAGGTGTTCCCGCTCGACGAAGGCACGGGCTACAAGTTCCTGATCCGCCCTCCCTGGAACGACGTGTTCGAGGAGCCCGTGGTCCTGTACCCCGGTGAGGCCACTCTCGAACGATGGCGGTCCCAGCGCCTCATCCTCTGGCGCAACGTGGAGATCACGGCCTCTGTCACGATCGGCGAGGGCGACCTGGGGATCCTGTTGGCACACGGTGACCAGGGAGGGGGCTACTCGCTCTACATCGACGACACCGGCGAGCTGGTTGCCGCACACAACGGCTACGGCCTCGAGAGCGAGGTTCGTGGTCCGGTTGTGCCTCCGGGCGAGCACGAGCTCGGCCTCTCCATAGAGGCACCCGGGGATGACTGCTGGAACTTCGTGCTGCGAATCGACGGCGATGAGGTCGCTCGCGTCGATGGGCTGCGGCTCCTCATGGCCATGGCGCCGTTCGAGGGAATCGACGTCGGACTCGACCGTCGCTCACCGGTTTGTTGGGACGTGTATCAGCGTCATGGAGCCTTTCGGTTCACCGGCAGGCTCCACCATGTGAGCTACCAGCCCGGCGAGCCGGCACCGGATGCTCCTACTGGCATGGTCGACTTCCTGCGCGATTGGGGCCGGGGCTTCGAGTAG
- a CDS encoding enoyl-CoA hydratase/isomerase family protein gives MISVDVADDGVATVTLDRPEVLNAFNAQMVEELHSTWRRFRLDDDVRVVVLTATGDRAFCTGIDRSEQIDDGGGGARSASDHEDDRIAGFGSTPFHFDDPGERLGPKTSDLWKPVIAAVNGMACGGAFYMLGECDVLFAAEHATFFDPHVTYGMTATFEPLHMLHKMPFGELVRMSLAGTHERISAPTAQSMGMVSEVVDGNELLDAASAYASIVASAPPLAVQGTLRSLWAGLEGTRSQALAQGWALIALGTDDDSLAEGQAAFSSGKRIEPRIR, from the coding sequence ATGATCTCGGTCGACGTCGCGGACGACGGGGTGGCCACGGTGACCCTCGACCGACCTGAGGTGCTCAACGCGTTCAACGCACAGATGGTCGAGGAACTGCACTCCACCTGGCGTCGGTTCCGCCTCGACGATGACGTGAGGGTCGTGGTGCTCACCGCCACCGGTGACCGCGCCTTCTGCACCGGCATCGACCGCAGCGAGCAGATCGACGACGGCGGCGGTGGCGCCCGGTCCGCCTCTGACCACGAAGACGACCGGATCGCAGGATTCGGCTCGACACCGTTTCACTTCGACGACCCGGGTGAGCGGCTCGGACCCAAGACCTCCGACCTGTGGAAGCCGGTGATCGCGGCTGTCAACGGCATGGCCTGTGGCGGTGCGTTCTACATGCTGGGTGAGTGCGATGTGCTGTTCGCCGCCGAGCACGCCACGTTCTTCGATCCGCATGTCACCTATGGGATGACCGCCACGTTCGAGCCGCTGCACATGCTGCACAAGATGCCCTTCGGCGAACTCGTGCGCATGTCGCTGGCCGGCACACATGAGCGGATCTCGGCACCGACCGCGCAATCGATGGGCATGGTCAGCGAAGTGGTCGATGGCAACGAGCTGCTGGACGCGGCCTCGGCCTACGCCTCGATCGTGGCAAGCGCTCCGCCGCTGGCCGTGCAGGGCACCCTGAGGTCGCTCTGGGCGGGCCTCGAGGGCACCCGAAGCCAGGCACTGGCCCAGGGCTGGGCGCTCATCGCCCTCGGCACCGACGACGATTCCCTCGCCGAGGGCCAGGCGGCCTTCTCCAGCGGCAAGCGGATCGAGCCGCGGATCCGCTGA
- a CDS encoding NAD(P)/FAD-dependent oxidoreductase encodes MASDLPAGHKHRVVVVGAGFGGLEATKALADTPVDVTVVDSRNHHTFQPLLYQVATAGLDSDDICFPVRGIFSGQSNARVRLDRVAGIDLDHRVVQLADGGDLTYDSLVLAAGAVTDSFGIPGVEEHAFGLKSLRDALDLRSHVLTCFERADADPTHLDDGTLTIVVGGGGPTGVEMAGGLSELLNGVLRKDYPGLDLRSARIVLVEMGDRLLAPFSEELSSNARDTLEARGVEVMLQTAVSRVAEDRVELADGSTIPTGTMIWTAGVRANPLSEALGVELTKAGRVVVNDDLTVPDHPEVFVVGDMAASTNRHGDPLPQVAPVAIQGARFSAGVIRNRLRGEPTGAFEYSDKGSMATIGRNDAVVELPGGIRFRGRIGWVAWLVLHLFMLIGFRNRLNVMVNWAWNYITWDRGSRIISEEVPPERRA; translated from the coding sequence ATGGCGTCGGACCTGCCCGCAGGGCACAAGCACAGGGTGGTCGTCGTCGGCGCCGGCTTCGGCGGGCTCGAGGCCACCAAGGCCCTGGCGGACACGCCGGTCGACGTGACGGTGGTCGACTCGCGCAACCACCACACCTTCCAGCCACTGCTCTACCAGGTGGCCACCGCCGGGCTCGACAGCGACGACATCTGCTTTCCCGTGCGCGGGATCTTCTCCGGCCAGAGCAACGCCCGGGTACGCCTGGACAGGGTGGCCGGGATCGACCTCGACCACCGCGTCGTCCAGCTCGCCGACGGTGGCGACCTCACCTATGACAGCCTCGTTCTGGCCGCAGGCGCCGTTACCGACAGCTTCGGGATCCCCGGCGTCGAGGAACACGCCTTCGGCCTGAAGTCGCTGCGTGATGCACTTGACCTGCGGTCCCACGTGCTCACCTGCTTCGAGCGGGCGGATGCGGATCCCACCCACTTGGATGACGGCACCCTCACCATCGTGGTGGGCGGAGGTGGCCCGACCGGAGTCGAGATGGCCGGTGGCCTCTCGGAACTCCTCAACGGAGTGCTGCGCAAGGACTACCCCGGCCTCGACCTCCGCTCCGCGCGGATCGTGCTCGTGGAGATGGGCGACAGGCTGCTGGCGCCCTTCAGCGAGGAGTTGTCGTCCAACGCCCGCGACACCCTCGAGGCGCGGGGCGTCGAGGTGATGCTGCAGACAGCGGTGTCACGGGTGGCCGAGGACCGTGTGGAGCTGGCCGACGGCTCCACGATCCCGACCGGCACGATGATCTGGACCGCCGGCGTGCGCGCCAACCCCCTGAGTGAGGCCTTGGGCGTCGAGCTCACCAAGGCCGGAAGGGTGGTGGTGAACGACGACCTCACCGTGCCCGACCATCCGGAGGTGTTCGTGGTCGGCGACATGGCGGCCTCGACGAATCGCCACGGCGACCCGTTGCCTCAGGTAGCGCCGGTGGCGATCCAGGGTGCGCGCTTCTCTGCCGGCGTGATCCGCAACCGGCTTCGGGGCGAGCCGACCGGTGCGTTCGAGTACTCCGACAAAGGCTCAATGGCCACCATCGGACGCAACGACGCGGTGGTGGAGCTTCCCGGAGGCATCCGGTTCCGGGGCCGGATCGGCTGGGTAGCCTGGCTGGTGCTGCACCTGTTCATGCTGATCGGCTTCCGCAACCGGCTGAACGTGATGGTCAACTGGGCGTGGAACTACATCACCTGGGACCGTGGGAGCCGCATCATCTCCGAGGAAGTGCCGCCGGAGCGCCGCGCCTAG